The Raphanus sativus cultivar WK10039 unplaced genomic scaffold, ASM80110v3 Scaffold2598, whole genome shotgun sequence DNA window TGCAAGTTTAAGGGTTAGTTTTAatttgtactttagttttaatagattagatatgtAATTTGTCAACAATCATTTTCATAGGAATCATTTAAATCAGAATAACAGAAATTATCAGAGTatagaattaaataatttactttttactatATAGATTAACGGAGAACAAATTTATAAGAGAAATTTATCATTATGAAAAGAACAATCACTACAAAAATCAACGCAAACCTATTTAAGAAAAAGATCTGAGTGTCCTAATAGcaaattaacaaaaaagaaaagagagagattacatgtgaaaagagaaataaaaataaaaatcgaaaagctcccatagaaaaaagaaaaaaaaaaaaactgacggCTTCGCGTTTGTCTCTTCCCCTCTACTTCCGATTCCATCGCAAATCGtctccgcctctctctctctctctctctagggtttgctTCCGCTCCTCGTTTCCCCCAGCTTACGTTCCCTGTCATTCGCCTAATCTCTAGCTCCTGATTCATGAGGTTAGGGTTTCGTTTATTTCGTCTTATCTCTTccaaattttcaattattttaattatcctTTTCCAATCACGATAGAATCAAAGGGTTTGGTTTGTTTAGTCTGTCATCAATGTTGATGATACTCGATTCGTCTATTGAATCGGGGTTAGGCTTTTCGTTGACCTTAGATATCTGGATCACGTTGGGTTCGTTCGTCTTTGATGGATGATTTGATTTCTCGTTAATATCCTCTTTTTCTGATTAAGcgtttgtgtgtttgtttgaAGCAGGTGAACATTACGATGGATTGCAAGGAAAATGGTGTTAGTAGTGACCCTTCTGTGTGTGCCGGCGGCGATGAGAATCTCACCTCTGCGAAGGCTGACGGCGAAGAGATGGAGTTGTTAATCACTTGTCTGGAGACTCCCCTGGCTGCATCAGTTATAAACCCTacgatggaggaggaggacgtTGAGCAAATGAGAGACGGGAACAGTGTCGGTAAAGATGAAGATGAGGAGAAATCTGATGCTGTTTGTTGCGTTGATAAGGAGAGTCAGAAACCGGGAGTGGTTTCAGAGGAAGCTCGAGGATCGGTTTCTGATGCTATTGTACCTGGTGGCACAGTATTATTACCCATAGGGGTCAATGAAACAGGTACTGAGCCTGATTCTGTGGAAAAGTTTGAGTCTTTGGGAAACGCAAAGGAGATAGACaatgatgatggtggtggtgaagGTGATGGGTTTAACTGCACCTTTGGTGGTGGAGGTAAGGAAGGTGGTAGCGATGCTGGCTTTTCTGATGATGTATCTCTCATTCGGAGTTGTCCGTTTCCAGATTCGGTATTGGATTCTGGGGGGTTTGGCTGCAGTGAGACAGAGAATCATATGAAGTCTTCTGGTGATATTGATGGTAATATGCCTCTCGCAGTATCTCCTTCATTAGCTGTTCCAGAAATGTTTAGTAATAACGACGGTGGCCCACGTTCACATGATCTTGATGACGTCGTAGACACAGAGACGATCAATCCAGATTTGAGGTTGGTACATGATGATGAGCTTCATACTGATCTTTCTGAGAAGAATGAAACACTGCTAAAGAACCACGTGGGGAATTCATCAAGTGAAAGTGATGTGGCCGCTCTGAGGATGAATAATGATGTGGCTGCTGATCCGAGAGCTCAAAATTTCAGTCGGATATCACCCTTAGAGGAAAACACCTTTGGTGTGGAAGCCAACGCCCCTATTACCGACCCTTCTCTGGTGAGGAGTTTTCCATTGAAGTTTGGTAATGGAGGCACTGGAGCTCGTAATCCTGAAAACGCAGTGGACTCGATCAGGATAGTAGATGGCAATGGCAGAATAGGTGGTGAAGTTGCTTCTGCATCTGGGACTAGCGAGTCTTCACCGCAAAGGAGGTCCCGAGCTGGTAAACAGGGTAATATTTCGCAGACAAAACGGAGTGCTCCTCATCCGAGAAAATCCTCTAGAAAGAAACAGTCAGAAAGAAATTTGGAATCAATTTTTAACTGTTCGAAGCAGAAGAGGAGCTCTGTTTCAAAACCAGACCGTTCGTCTCAGTGGGGATTACCATGCAGGACCGCTGAAATCTTCTTACAGAGCAATAATATTCCTTATCGTAGACCTCCACAACACGAAGCAAAGCAACCTCAGAACAATCCTAAAAATGGAGAGCATAATAGTTCCAATAACGGATATTTAGAAGGATCTAGCAGAAACATCCAAGCATCAAGTGGCTCTTGCCTTCGTTTGAAAGTTAAATTTGGTAAGTCAGGTGGCCATAATCCTTTGAACCTTACAGTCTCTAAGGTCAGTGGCAACTCTTTGCCGGCTGGTGGTAGTGTTAAGGCCGGAACAGGTTTAGAGTTTCCAGGGCCAGCAGATGTTGTCGAGGATAAACTCCAAACTGGGAAAACTAGAGAGCagttaaaagagaaaaacaatCCAGTGGAGAAACTTTCATGCCGGCTGTCACCTGATTCTATTACGGATGAGAAAAAGAACCAAGACGCTGAGGGGTTATGTAGGAAGCTAGGTGGTGATGTTTTAGATGAGGGTACACACCTTTCCTCCAGTATAATGGTTGAAGAGTGCGAGAGGGCCACTGGAACCCGGTCCCTGGACGCTGAAACTTCACCAGATTCAGAAGTTATCAACTCTGTGCCTGATTCTACTGTCAGCAATGGACTTAAAGAGGATTTGCCTCATGTTTTTTTCAGCACTGCAGAGGACATGGTCAATACGAACAGAGGACTAGAAAAGCAAGATGAATTGCTTGCTTCAGCGTCTCCTTTGGAAAATGGTTCACATCTAATTCCAAACGCCAAAAAAGGTAAACAACCCAAGTCAAAAGGTAATGGAACAAGAAAAGGGAAATCCAAGTCCAAGTCTGCCAAAGGCGGGAGAAAAAATGAATCTCATGAGGGGTTAGAGCAACACAACTTTAAAAATAGGAGTGCTGGAAGTGATGATAGTAATGATCATGAAGTAAGAAGAGTGGAGTCTCACGAAGCAACAGGTACGCCTCTTTTGATTAGCTCTACGTCCTTTGTCTACACCCCTCTTGCACATGTTATGTTAAACTGATGAGCATGCCAATGTTTTCCATTTCTTTATGAAGTTTCCACTCATTTTAATACACAAATGATTAAGTTGCATATTATGGAAACTCATGTAATAGGTGCTCTTTTAGACGCTAATATTGGAAAAACCATTAATGGCGGCGCCATAACACAAGATGTGATTCATGAGGAAACGGTCTTGGAGCTTACTATTGAGGATAGCTCTTCCACAGAGAGTGCCTGGGTTCGTTGCGATGATTGTTTTAAATGGCGACGTATACCTGCTTCTGTGGTAGAGTCAATTGACGAGAGCTCGAAATGGTATGTATGCATATGAACTTGTCTCGTTGAAACTCCTAGATGAAAAGTGTGTTGCATATGATAGTTAATCTTGTTGCGGTTTGTGAATTTGTGTAAACATCTTTGCTTGTCGCGTTTGCATCAAATATAACCTTTTATCAAAGTTTCCATTGTGCTTGataggttttaattttttgcaacCTGAGATTGAAggtcaaatatttataattagatTTTGTGTCAAAATGCATTTGGACTTCTTGTCCGTAGCTTTATATGTCTTCCACAATTGCTACTTAGCTCATCGATTTTTATCTGTTGTAGTCTTGCTCTACATCTAAtatgaattttcttttgtttaaagGATTTGTATGAACAACTCAGATAAAGATTTTGCTCACTGCTCAATCTCTCAAGAGATGTCAAATGAAGAAATTAATGAAGAGTTGGGCATAGGACAGGATGAAGCAGATGCATATGACTATGAGGCGGCTAATAGGGGGAACGACAAGGAACAGAAGAGCAAACGTTTGCCAGGTGAGTTCAGTATTAGTGTACAATAGGAAACTATCATATGATTTAATATGTATTCAATTTTTAACTGTGTTTTTCTTACCCGCAATTATGCAGGTAACAAAAAGGCGTGCTTCAGGGCCataaaaacaaaccaatttcTTCATCGTAACCGTAAAAATCAAACTATTGACGAGGTTAATTTTCTTGTACTTTTTATGGTAGTAATGATTTAGTGGAAATGTGTTTCCGCTGTCAGTATTGTCCTTTTCTATAGTTGCTACTTAGTTATCATGATATCTTCTATTTTGGACAGATAATGGTTTGTCACTGCAAACCACCACCTGATGGTAGACTGGGTTGTGGAGAAGAATGTCTCAATAGAATGCTTAACATTGAATGTCTCCATGGTACCTGCCCTACTGGCGATCTATGCTCAA harbors:
- the LOC130505811 gene encoding histone-lysine N-methyltransferase ASHH2-like (The sequence of the model RefSeq protein was modified relative to this genomic sequence to represent the inferred CDS: added 2010 bases not found in genome assembly); the protein is MDCKENGVSSDPSVCAGGDENLTSAKADGEEMELLITCLETPLAASVINPTMEEEDVEQMRDGNSVGKDEDEEKSDAVCCVDKESQKPGVVSEEARGSVSDAIVPGGTVLLPIGVNETGTEPDSVEKFESLGNAKEIDNDDGGGEGDGFNCTFGGGGKEGGSDAGFSDDVSLIRSCPFPDSVLDSGGFGCSETENHMKSSGDIDGNMPLAVSPSLAVPEMFSNNDGGPRSHDLDDVVDTETINPDLRLVHDDELHTDLSEKNETLLKNHVGNSSSESDVAALRMNNDVAADPRAQNFSRISPLEENTFGVEANAPITDPSLVRSFPLKFGNGGTGARNPENAVDSIRIVDGNGRIGGEVASASGTSESSPQRRSRAGKQGNISQTKRSAPHPRKSSRKKQSERNLESIFNCSKQKRSSVSKPDRSSQWGLPCRTAEIFLQSNNIPYRRPPQHEAKQPQNNPKNGEHNSSNNGYLEGSSRNIQASSGSCLRLKVKFGKSGGHNPLNLTVSKVSGNSLPAGGSVKAGTGLEFPGPADVVEDKLQTGKTREQLKEKNNPVEKLSCRLSPDSITDEKKNQDAEGLCRKLGGDVLDEGTHLSSSIMVEECERATGTRSLDAETSPDSEVINSVPDSTVSNGLKEDLPHVFFSTAEDMVNTNRGLEKQDELLASASPLENGSHLIPNAKKGKQPKSKGNGTRKGKSKSKSAKGGRKNESHEGLEQHNFKNRSAGSDDSNDHEVRRVESHEATGALLDANIGKTINGGAITQDVIHEETVLELTIEDSSSTESAWVRCDDCFKWRRIPASVVESIDESSKWICMNNSDKDFAHCSISQEMSNEEINEELGIGQDEADAYDYEAANRGNDKEQKSKRLPGNKKACFRAIKTNQFLHRNRKNQTIDEIMVCHCKPPPDGRLGCGEECLNRMLNIECLHGTCPTGDLCSNQQFQKRKYVKFERFQSGKKGYGLRLLEDVREGQFLIEYVGEVLDMQSYEARQKDYASMGQKHFYFMTLNGNEVIDAGAKGNLGRFINHSCEPNCRTEKWMVNGEICVGIFSMQDLKKGQELTFDYNYVRVFGAAAKKCYCGSSHCRGYIGGDPLNGDVVVQSDSDEEYPELVILDDDESGEGILDATPRIFIDSSDMQMPPQKSEMVDDSKDLTSQSPSSLSVKLPESEIPPSFQPTEVSKELSTDMPVIDVQQEVLLEKKTKNTSPTTSSPSRVSSDGANANKTVKQGSGENKKILSRSRPRMKTSRSSGSSKQDKSTLPGVNKAQTTPVKKLQQQPIKSKGSEEVSPSGRIETFEGKLNELLDVGGGISKRRDSAKGYLKLLLLTAASRGSANEGIQSNRDLSMILDALLKTKSRTVLVDIINKNGLQMLHNIMKQYRRDFKKTPILRKLLKVLEYLATRDILALEHIVRPPPYAGMESFKESILTLTEHDDKQVHQIARNFRDRWIPKHFRKPWRMDREERSESRRSPINSRFRASQEPRYDHHSPRRAEPFASVISSRAATPETPSVSDGCIQQPTSSSLPETSGRKRKSRWDQPSTSKEQRTITDVQDDLPPGFSSPCPDAPNAVTAQPQAKFLSRLTVSYGIPLSIVHQCGSPCKDDPNSWSVAPGIPFSPFPPLPPVPHGEFFAKRNGTVCPSSMGNPGCSSEIKHSGWNISGVTGTVSASSPNRKREFSSDIGTSYFRQQKQNVPPWMRNNNGWEETANIPIPEASNFREEDQQPRKS